The Pseudoalteromonas sp. DL-6 genome has a window encoding:
- the minD gene encoding septum site-determining protein MinD: MAKIIVVTSGKGGVGKTTSSAAIGTGLALKGYKTVIIDFDIGLRNLDLIMGCERRVVYDFVNVINGEANLNQALIKDKRVEKLFLLPASQTRDKDALTREGVERVLNELKEDFDYIVCDSPAGIEAGAMMAMYFADEAIVTTNPEVSSVRDSDRILGILHSKSKRAEEGLENIKEHLLITRYNPDRVSKGEMLSVEDIQDILAIDLLGVIPESQAVLSASNSGQPVILDSESDAGQAYADAISRLLGETVEFRFLDVEKKGLFKRIFGG; this comes from the coding sequence ATGGCAAAAATAATTGTCGTTACCTCGGGTAAAGGGGGTGTTGGTAAAACAACATCAAGCGCAGCAATTGGTACAGGCTTAGCATTAAAAGGCTATAAGACTGTTATCATCGATTTTGATATCGGCCTACGAAACTTAGACCTTATTATGGGTTGTGAACGTCGCGTAGTGTATGACTTTGTCAATGTGATCAATGGTGAAGCCAACCTTAACCAAGCACTTATAAAAGACAAACGTGTAGAGAAGTTATTTTTACTTCCTGCATCGCAAACACGCGATAAAGACGCATTGACACGTGAAGGCGTTGAACGTGTTCTAAACGAGTTAAAAGAAGACTTTGACTACATAGTCTGTGATTCTCCCGCGGGTATTGAAGCCGGTGCCATGATGGCCATGTACTTCGCTGATGAAGCGATTGTAACTACCAACCCAGAAGTATCGTCTGTACGAGACTCTGACCGTATACTAGGTATTTTACACAGTAAATCTAAACGCGCCGAAGAAGGTTTGGAAAACATTAAAGAGCATTTGCTAATAACACGCTATAATCCAGATCGTGTATCAAAAGGTGAAATGCTATCTGTTGAAGATATCCAGGACATTCTAGCCATCGACTTGCTAGGTGTCATTCCTGAATCTCAAGCAGTACTTAGTGCATCAAACTCTGGACAACCCGTTATTCTTGATAGCGAATCAGACGCAGGCCAAGCTTATGCTGATGCGATCAGTCGTTTATTAGGCGAAACAGTTGAATTTAGATTTTTAGATGTAGAGAAAAAGGGTTTATTCAAACGGATATTTGGAGGTTAA
- a CDS encoding DUF885 domain-containing protein yields MKVIKIALVASSVMFALSGCMSTSSQLNTNQSVATVISELSAEQQLDVLVAQYYDESLNFNPLSATYNGRHEFDDQFLPEISQLNRDKKAAFYKKYQQRLTLIDQSQLTGQALLNFEVLSRDLALKLEGMQYKDYLLPINQMSGAHNTFAGFGSGQSAQPFNTVADYEKFIKRAEGFVKWLASVEQSMAQGVKQGVVLPMPLAKKILPQFKVHVVTSAEDSLFYSPIKAIPDSFSADEKQQLKAQYKTLILDKLVPAYQRMSDFLANNYIPHARDSVGYADLPNGKAWYEYQIKKNTTLSLSADEIHEIGLSEVARILSEMKTVKNTVGFEGDLSAFFNHLRDSDEFYYKTADELIAAYEQIKAKIDARLPKLFNIEPKAPYVVKAVEAYRAQSAAGASYAGPAPDGSRPGIFYINTYNLKAQPKFLLETLSIHEAAPGHHFQIALQQEVESLPDFRKFGGYTVFAEGWALYAESLGKELGLFTDPYMWYGRLNDEQLRAMRLVLDTGFHAKGWTRQQGIDYMLANSSMAKSDVIAEVERYIAWPGQALSYKLGEFKIKQLRDFAHQQLGEQFDIKAFHTQILIDGALPMPILEQKIKRWVKSQQ; encoded by the coding sequence ATGAAAGTTATTAAAATAGCACTGGTTGCCAGTAGCGTTATGTTTGCCTTAAGTGGTTGTATGAGCACCAGCTCGCAATTAAACACAAATCAGTCAGTCGCAACTGTCATAAGCGAATTATCAGCCGAGCAGCAATTAGATGTGCTCGTTGCTCAGTACTACGACGAATCATTGAATTTTAATCCATTAAGCGCTACCTATAATGGCCGCCATGAATTTGATGATCAATTTTTGCCTGAGATATCGCAGCTTAATCGCGATAAAAAAGCCGCATTTTATAAAAAATATCAACAACGCTTAACGCTGATTGATCAATCCCAACTCACCGGTCAGGCGCTGCTCAACTTTGAAGTGTTATCGCGCGATTTAGCTCTTAAACTTGAGGGTATGCAATATAAAGATTATTTGTTACCGATAAATCAAATGTCGGGTGCGCATAATACCTTCGCCGGATTTGGTTCAGGGCAAAGTGCTCAGCCTTTTAATACCGTTGCCGACTACGAAAAATTTATCAAGCGTGCCGAAGGTTTCGTTAAATGGCTTGCAAGTGTTGAACAATCGATGGCGCAAGGTGTTAAACAAGGTGTGGTATTGCCTATGCCATTAGCAAAAAAAATACTCCCGCAATTTAAAGTGCATGTTGTTACAAGCGCTGAAGATTCTCTTTTTTACTCGCCTATTAAAGCCATTCCCGATTCATTTTCAGCTGATGAAAAGCAACAGCTAAAAGCGCAGTATAAAACACTGATTTTAGATAAATTAGTACCTGCTTATCAGCGTATGAGCGACTTTTTAGCCAACAATTACATACCTCATGCTCGCGATTCTGTTGGTTATGCTGATTTACCTAACGGTAAAGCGTGGTACGAATACCAAATAAAGAAAAACACCACGTTAAGCTTATCTGCTGATGAAATTCATGAGATTGGCTTAAGTGAAGTGGCTCGAATTTTAAGTGAAATGAAAACGGTTAAAAACACTGTTGGATTTGAAGGCGATTTATCGGCCTTTTTTAATCACTTACGCGACTCAGATGAGTTTTATTACAAAACGGCTGATGAGTTAATTGCCGCCTATGAACAAATTAAAGCAAAAATAGACGCTCGCTTACCAAAGCTATTTAATATTGAGCCTAAGGCACCTTATGTTGTAAAAGCTGTTGAAGCCTATCGAGCCCAATCGGCTGCGGGAGCGTCGTATGCGGGGCCCGCTCCTGATGGCTCGCGCCCAGGCATATTTTATATCAATACTTATAACTTAAAAGCACAACCTAAGTTTTTACTCGAAACGCTGTCTATTCATGAAGCCGCTCCAGGTCATCACTTTCAAATTGCACTGCAACAAGAAGTGGAAAGCTTGCCCGATTTTCGTAAATTTGGCGGCTACACGGTGTTTGCTGAGGGCTGGGCATTATACGCAGAAAGCTTAGGCAAAGAGCTTGGCTTATTTACCGATCCGTATATGTGGTATGGGCGTCTTAACGATGAGCAGCTAAGAGCTATGCGTTTAGTGCTTGATACAGGCTTTCATGCTAAAGGTTGGACACGTCAACAAGGTATTGACTACATGTTAGCAAATTCCTCAATGGCAAAAAGTGATGTTATTGCTGAAGTGGAGCGTTATATTGCATGGCCAGGGCAAGCATTATCGTACAAATTGGGCGAGTTTAAAATTAAACAGCTCAGAGATTTCGCCCACCAGCAATTAGGTGAGCAATTTGATATTAAAGCGTTTCATACGCAAATATTAATAGATGGCGCATTACCTATGCCTATTCTTGAGCAAAAAATTAAACGTTGGGTTAAGTCTCAGCAGTAA
- a CDS encoding TonB-dependent receptor plug domain-containing protein, with protein MKRFQYSLLSLAFLNANLAIASESQVNSDIERISVYEQQNRVVMSSGLATKSDMSLMETPAPVVIVDKALIESQGIDSLQDVIRNVSGLTQAGNNYGIGDNLVIRGLGANYTYDGMYGGAGLGNTFNPTRSLTNVESIEVLKGPATGLYGMGSAGGVINLIEKKPQFNEQHTLEIDIGQWDSYSLALDSTNAITDDLAYRVMAKTASSDGFRDLKEQRDEIYSSLKYVLNDQQSFVLSGAYVKDAIAVDSIGHPIRIFNSESVNGLTAGEVSGADLVNDPTANGIQLSEAQRNELANSLANNDGLTPFNFGTNGIISPMAKDNEGEELRFKLAHNYYISDNLFVNQQLQYRNYTSSFARQTGAYNYVYWNRRGVINQDPRAPLVVDNVLHPFAARRQEYRQVEADEKSWQYFLDLRYDFMLGNIENELLVNANYEDRDIRFKQYSIYDADKVIKNKAGEVIYQGALPYIFDMRQPNWPTGEFADYDPLKTSDYNKKVQAWGVGLQHVAYINDKITTRIGVAHNRIKQSYEHFGVDPRYSQSRANPTPEANTSDNGLTYNLGATYQVNADMALFLNHSKGRTAYSVLGSVAGNEADREDSESVSNDLGFRFKAFDDQLLASIVVFESARTNLEYANPLYEAGVSAPNVVESFFDGEEQTKGVEIDLNAYLNDQWKVNINGVYQDARDKTNPNSSSFDTRQKGVPYVTASSWVTYSAALFELPHAVDLSAGLTFVDKRSTNSSSFGIDNGYVPAYTVYDAAVSYKADNWQMQLNINNLFNKNYYSKAMFLGGMPGEERNAKLSFSYTL; from the coding sequence ATGAAAAGATTTCAATACTCTCTCCTCTCTTTAGCGTTTTTAAACGCAAATTTAGCAATAGCAAGCGAGTCACAAGTTAATTCAGATATTGAAAGAATTAGCGTTTACGAGCAACAAAACCGAGTGGTGATGAGTTCAGGTTTAGCCACTAAATCAGATATGTCACTTATGGAAACCCCTGCACCCGTGGTCATTGTTGATAAAGCGCTGATTGAATCACAAGGTATTGATAGTCTTCAGGATGTGATCCGCAATGTGAGTGGCTTAACTCAAGCGGGGAATAACTATGGCATTGGTGATAACTTAGTTATTCGTGGCTTGGGCGCTAATTACACTTATGATGGCATGTATGGCGGCGCAGGCTTAGGCAATACATTTAACCCTACTCGTTCTTTAACCAATGTTGAATCGATCGAAGTATTAAAGGGCCCTGCAACTGGCTTATATGGTATGGGTAGCGCCGGTGGTGTGATCAATCTCATTGAAAAGAAACCCCAATTTAACGAGCAACATACGCTAGAAATAGATATCGGTCAGTGGGATAGTTATTCACTTGCACTCGATAGCACCAATGCAATAACCGATGATTTAGCTTATCGGGTAATGGCCAAAACCGCCTCTAGCGATGGCTTTCGTGATTTAAAAGAGCAGCGCGATGAAATTTATTCGTCTTTAAAATATGTGCTTAATGACCAGCAATCTTTTGTATTGTCTGGGGCATATGTTAAAGATGCTATTGCAGTGGATTCTATTGGCCACCCTATTCGTATTTTTAATAGTGAATCGGTTAACGGTTTAACCGCTGGAGAAGTATCAGGCGCCGATTTAGTTAATGACCCTACAGCAAATGGCATACAATTGAGTGAAGCACAACGAAATGAACTGGCTAATTCGTTGGCAAATAACGATGGCCTGACACCCTTTAACTTTGGTACCAATGGCATAATATCACCGATGGCAAAGGATAACGAAGGTGAAGAGTTGCGTTTTAAATTAGCGCATAACTATTACATTAGTGATAATTTATTTGTTAATCAACAGCTACAGTATCGTAATTACACCTCAAGCTTTGCTCGCCAAACAGGTGCTTATAATTATGTGTACTGGAACCGACGCGGTGTAATTAACCAAGACCCACGTGCACCGTTAGTTGTAGATAATGTATTACACCCTTTTGCAGCCAGACGCCAAGAGTATCGTCAAGTAGAAGCGGATGAAAAATCATGGCAATACTTCTTAGATTTACGTTATGACTTTATGCTTGGTAACATTGAAAACGAACTACTAGTTAATGCCAACTATGAAGATCGTGATATTCGTTTTAAACAGTACTCTATTTACGATGCCGATAAAGTCATTAAAAACAAAGCCGGAGAAGTGATTTACCAAGGTGCACTACCGTACATTTTTGATATGCGTCAACCAAATTGGCCGACAGGTGAATTTGCTGATTATGATCCGCTTAAAACCAGTGATTACAATAAAAAAGTACAAGCTTGGGGCGTAGGCCTTCAGCATGTTGCTTATATTAATGACAAAATCACCACTCGTATTGGGGTTGCTCACAATCGTATTAAACAAAGTTACGAGCACTTTGGAGTTGATCCACGTTATAGCCAAAGCCGCGCAAATCCAACGCCTGAAGCAAACACATCAGACAATGGTTTAACATATAACTTAGGTGCTACTTATCAAGTAAACGCTGATATGGCTTTGTTTTTAAATCACTCAAAAGGACGCACTGCTTACAGTGTTCTTGGCTCTGTTGCTGGTAATGAAGCTGATAGAGAAGACTCAGAATCAGTGAGTAACGATTTAGGCTTTCGATTTAAGGCATTTGATGACCAATTACTGGCATCTATTGTGGTATTTGAAAGTGCCCGCACTAATTTAGAATACGCCAACCCTCTTTATGAAGCCGGTGTGTCAGCACCTAACGTAGTAGAGAGCTTTTTTGATGGCGAAGAACAAACAAAAGGTGTAGAAATTGATTTAAATGCGTATTTGAACGATCAATGGAAAGTTAATATTAACGGTGTTTATCAAGACGCCCGCGATAAAACTAACCCAAACAGCTCAAGTTTTGATACCCGCCAAAAAGGGGTGCCTTATGTAACGGCAAGTTCATGGGTTACTTACTCAGCGGCGTTGTTTGAATTACCTCACGCAGTAGATTTAAGCGCAGGCTTAACATTTGTTGATAAACGCAGTACTAACTCAAGTTCATTCGGTATTGATAATGGCTACGTACCCGCTTATACCGTATATGATGCTGCCGTTAGCTATAAAGCTGATAACTGGCAGATGCAGTTAAACATTAATAACCTGTTTAATAAAAACTATTACTCTAAAGCCATGTTTTTAGGGGGAATGCCAGGTGAAGAACGTAATGCAAAGCTAAGCTTTAGCTATACGCTATAG
- a CDS encoding RNA methyltransferase has product MSKLQASIGLINPKSPTNVGGVLRAAGCYDAKQVFFTGNRYLNAQKFHTDTKNVVQRIPLTATDNLASIKPQGAKVVVIELIEGATPLPEFTHPENAFYVFGPEDGSVPKDVLKWCDEVVYIPTIGCMNLAATCNVVLYDRLAKLGGIQSSDETIISSRDTNNKMKWQKQP; this is encoded by the coding sequence GTGAGTAAGCTACAAGCAAGTATTGGTTTAATTAACCCAAAAAGCCCGACCAACGTGGGCGGGGTGTTACGTGCAGCAGGTTGTTATGACGCAAAGCAGGTGTTTTTTACTGGCAACCGTTATCTAAACGCACAAAAGTTTCATACTGATACTAAAAACGTGGTGCAACGTATTCCATTAACCGCCACCGACAATTTAGCTTCAATTAAGCCTCAAGGCGCTAAAGTAGTGGTAATAGAGTTAATAGAAGGTGCTACACCCTTGCCTGAGTTTACCCACCCTGAGAACGCATTTTATGTATTTGGTCCAGAAGACGGCTCTGTGCCTAAAGATGTTTTAAAATGGTGCGACGAAGTGGTGTATATCCCTACTATTGGCTGTATGAATTTAGCGGCAACCTGTAATGTTGTTCTTTATGACCGACTCGCGAAATTGGGCGGAATTCAAAGCAGCGATGAAACCATTATTTCCTCACGCGATACTAATAATAAAATGAAATGGCAAAAACAACCTTAA
- the adhP gene encoding alcohol dehydrogenase AdhP, with protein sequence MKAAINTEYKGKLAITDLPIPEVGPNDVLVKIAACGVCHTDLHACHGDWPVKPKMPLVPGHEGVGVIEKLGSNIKHLEVGDRVGVPWLYSACGHCEFCLDGRETLCLSQHNTGYSIDGGYAEYCLAHGDYIIKIPEGLGFAEAAPLFCAGVTTYKALKVSGAKPGQWVAIVGVGGLGHLAVQYAKAMGFNVIAVDTGKQKMALAKELGADITLDFKEVVPSEAIFEQVGGAHAVVCTAVSKPGFEQAYKSVRRGGKCVLVGLPPEDMPLPIFDTVLNGVSVVGSIVGTRKDLQECLEFAAQGKVKAIIEEKKLEDINEIFDDMLKGEINGRIVVTI encoded by the coding sequence ATGAAAGCAGCAATAAATACAGAATACAAAGGCAAGTTAGCGATCACCGATTTACCTATCCCAGAAGTAGGTCCTAACGATGTGCTGGTAAAAATAGCCGCTTGTGGTGTGTGTCACACCGATTTACATGCGTGTCATGGTGATTGGCCAGTAAAACCAAAAATGCCATTGGTACCAGGGCATGAAGGTGTAGGCGTAATAGAAAAACTAGGCAGTAATATTAAGCACTTAGAAGTGGGCGATAGAGTAGGCGTACCATGGCTTTACAGTGCGTGTGGCCATTGTGAGTTTTGTTTAGATGGACGCGAAACCCTTTGTTTATCGCAACATAACACTGGTTACTCTATTGACGGTGGGTATGCAGAATATTGTTTAGCACATGGTGACTACATCATCAAAATACCGGAAGGTTTAGGTTTTGCTGAAGCTGCCCCGTTATTTTGTGCCGGCGTAACAACGTATAAAGCATTAAAAGTGTCTGGCGCTAAACCAGGTCAATGGGTTGCTATTGTGGGTGTGGGTGGTTTAGGGCACTTAGCGGTGCAATACGCCAAAGCAATGGGCTTTAATGTAATTGCTGTTGATACTGGCAAACAGAAAATGGCGCTAGCTAAAGAGTTAGGTGCTGATATTACACTTGATTTTAAAGAAGTGGTGCCCAGTGAAGCTATTTTTGAGCAAGTAGGTGGCGCGCATGCTGTTGTTTGTACCGCAGTATCAAAACCAGGGTTTGAACAAGCATATAAAAGTGTTCGCCGTGGGGGTAAATGTGTATTAGTTGGTTTGCCACCTGAAGATATGCCGCTGCCAATTTTTGACACCGTACTGAATGGTGTATCAGTAGTAGGTTCTATTGTAGGTACGCGTAAAGATTTACAAGAATGCCTTGAATTTGCCGCACAAGGTAAAGTAAAAGCCATCATTGAAGAGAAAAAACTTGAAGATATTAATGAAATTTTTGATGACATGCTTAAAGGTGAAATAAACGGCCGCATAGTTGTTACAATTTAA
- a CDS encoding lytic murein transglycosylase, with the protein MIKKLAVVLCGICLSSSVMAKTQAEFQQYLTNLKQEAIAKGYDTQLIEQAFASAAYKEKVISADKNQPEVKETLETYLPKRVPQWKIDRARKLYKENQDVLEKVAKDFGVQARFIVAIWGLESNFGAIQGGHNVISSLVTLAFDGRREALYKRQLWAALDILKSGHITLDKFKGSWAGAMGQTQFMPTSFNAYAVDYNNDGRKDIWTTKEDAFASIANYLKQEGWNDNLTWGRQVQLPADFDKQYILKRGTKTRKQWLEYWNNSERSLADWQALGVRRADGSDLPNVAVDAALVMPDDVNGRMYLAYDNYKVFMHWNRSYYFATSVGYLSDRIAYPKI; encoded by the coding sequence GTGATTAAAAAATTAGCAGTTGTACTGTGTGGTATCTGTTTAAGCTCATCGGTGATGGCAAAAACCCAAGCTGAGTTTCAACAATACCTTACTAATTTAAAGCAAGAGGCAATAGCTAAAGGCTACGACACTCAGTTAATTGAGCAAGCATTTGCTAGCGCTGCTTACAAAGAAAAAGTGATTTCTGCGGATAAAAATCAGCCAGAAGTAAAAGAAACACTGGAAACATATTTACCAAAACGTGTGCCGCAATGGAAAATTGATCGCGCGCGTAAATTGTATAAAGAAAACCAAGACGTTTTAGAGAAGGTTGCAAAAGACTTTGGTGTTCAAGCACGCTTTATAGTGGCTATTTGGGGCTTAGAAAGTAACTTTGGTGCTATTCAAGGTGGCCACAACGTGATTTCTTCATTGGTAACACTGGCATTTGATGGACGCCGTGAAGCGTTATACAAACGCCAATTGTGGGCAGCACTGGATATATTAAAGTCGGGGCATATCACGCTTGATAAATTTAAAGGCTCATGGGCAGGGGCAATGGGGCAAACTCAATTTATGCCAACCTCATTTAATGCCTATGCCGTTGATTATAACAATGATGGCCGCAAAGATATTTGGACAACAAAAGAAGATGCGTTTGCCTCTATTGCTAATTATTTAAAGCAAGAGGGCTGGAATGACAACTTAACTTGGGGTCGCCAAGTTCAATTACCTGCTGATTTTGATAAACAATATATATTAAAGCGCGGTACTAAAACACGTAAGCAATGGCTTGAATATTGGAACAATTCAGAGCGTTCACTCGCTGATTGGCAAGCATTGGGGGTTCGTCGTGCTGATGGCAGCGATTTACCAAATGTTGCTGTAGATGCTGCATTAGTGATGCCTGATGATGTAAACGGGCGCATGTATTTAGCATACGATAACTACAAGGTATTTATGCATTGGAATCGGTCATATTACTTTGCAACCAGCGTGGGCTATTTGTCAGACAGAATAGCTTACCCAAAAATTTAA
- the minE gene encoding cell division topological specificity factor MinE — translation MSLLDYFRSEKKNSASLAKERLQIIVAHERSQRGTPDYLPQLKQDILDVIRKYVNVGADAVQVQFDQNEDDLAVLELNVTLPDEEKK, via the coding sequence GTGTCTTTACTTGACTACTTCCGCTCAGAAAAGAAAAACAGTGCGTCATTAGCAAAAGAGCGATTGCAGATCATTGTCGCGCACGAACGTTCTCAGCGAGGCACACCTGATTACTTGCCACAATTAAAGCAAGATATATTAGATGTCATTCGTAAGTACGTAAATGTAGGCGCTGATGCAGTTCAAGTTCAGTTTGATCAAAATGAAGACGATTTAGCCGTTCTAGAGCTCAATGTCACATTACCTGACGAAGAAAAGAAATAA
- a CDS encoding YcgN family cysteine cluster protein: MFDQQLANTQFWLSKSLNEMNQQEWEAICDGCGKCCLNTFIDSEDEDDFTATDQLREGEQLIFTNIVCQYLDNNTCGCSEYENRQTLVPSCVKLTKENLKDIFFMPQSCSYRRLHEGRGLATWHPLLNNGDKTKMHELNISVKDKTVKDCDVKLEDFDLYIAEWPTKDCNE; the protein is encoded by the coding sequence ATGTTTGATCAACAATTAGCAAATACCCAATTTTGGCTTAGTAAAAGTCTCAATGAAATGAACCAACAAGAATGGGAAGCCATTTGTGATGGATGTGGAAAGTGTTGTTTAAACACCTTTATTGACAGTGAAGACGAAGATGACTTTACTGCCACCGACCAGTTAAGAGAAGGCGAACAACTTATATTCACTAATATTGTTTGCCAATACCTTGATAACAATACCTGTGGCTGTAGTGAATACGAAAACCGCCAAACCTTAGTCCCTTCGTGCGTTAAGCTTACTAAAGAAAACCTAAAAGACATCTTTTTTATGCCACAAAGCTGCAGCTATCGCCGACTTCATGAAGGGCGTGGTTTAGCAACGTGGCATCCGTTACTTAATAACGGCGATAAAACTAAAATGCACGAGCTAAACATTTCTGTTAAAGACAAAACAGTAAAAGATTGTGATGTAAAATTAGAAGATTTTGACTTGTATATTGCCGAGTGGCCAACTAAGGATTGCAACGAGTGA
- a CDS encoding YcgL domain-containing protein, whose product MLTAVYKSKKKADTFLFIEKRDDFSKVPEPLMAMFGQPQYVMIINLAKRTQLGVADLDTLKQSLSDQGYYLQIPPPEENLLSQLRKQNGADSD is encoded by the coding sequence ATGCTAACTGCGGTATATAAAAGTAAGAAAAAAGCAGATACTTTCTTATTTATTGAAAAAAGAGACGATTTTAGTAAAGTTCCGGAACCTTTAATGGCCATGTTTGGTCAACCACAGTATGTGATGATCATTAACTTAGCTAAGCGTACTCAATTAGGCGTAGCGGATTTAGACACTTTAAAACAGTCGCTTAGCGACCAAGGCTATTATTTACAAATTCCGCCACCAGAGGAAAACTTACTAAGTCAATTAAGAAAACAAAATGGAGCAGATAGTGATTAA
- the minC gene encoding septum site-determining protein MinC encodes MSDQIFELKGNLFTLSVLHLYSTDIPLLAEQLYIKIAQAPKFFEGAPIVVNLIEVKNNPIDFVHLKSLIERMSFNAVGVCNGSDEQHKQAKAAGLSVLNYSQDVKTEPARVEPNTSVVEKTVYLPAQIINGAVRSGQQVYAKDRDLVVLGAVSHGAEVIADGNVHIYGTLRGRAIAGAKGLENAYIFCNKLEAELVSINGNYWISDSLQGEHWGNAVQIQQKNESLEISALVKG; translated from the coding sequence ATGTCGGACCAAATTTTTGAGCTAAAGGGCAATCTTTTTACCTTATCAGTTTTACATCTTTATAGTACTGATATCCCCCTTTTAGCAGAACAACTGTATATAAAAATAGCCCAAGCCCCAAAATTCTTTGAGGGTGCCCCCATTGTTGTCAATTTAATTGAAGTAAAAAATAATCCTATTGATTTTGTTCACTTAAAATCACTCATCGAACGAATGAGTTTTAATGCTGTGGGTGTATGTAATGGTTCTGATGAGCAGCACAAACAAGCGAAAGCTGCTGGTTTATCTGTTTTAAACTATTCACAAGACGTTAAGACTGAACCCGCAAGAGTAGAGCCTAATACGTCAGTGGTTGAAAAAACCGTATATTTACCAGCACAAATTATTAATGGTGCGGTTCGCTCAGGCCAACAAGTTTATGCCAAAGATCGCGATTTGGTGGTGTTAGGCGCAGTAAGCCATGGTGCAGAAGTAATTGCTGATGGCAATGTACATATTTATGGAACCCTACGCGGCCGTGCAATTGCCGGTGCAAAAGGGCTCGAAAACGCATACATTTTTTGTAATAAATTAGAAGCAGAACTCGTTTCAATCAATGGTAATTACTGGATCAGTGACTCACTGCAAGGTGAACACTGGGGTAACGCAGTTCAAATACAACAAAAAAATGAATCTTTAGAAATTTCAGCTTTGGTTAAAGGATAA
- a CDS encoding MarR family transcriptional regulator, translating to MTLSEKNFAFVMHCGEMGSRWGFNRTIGQMCGLLIITKDPMTANQIAEALSISRGNVSMGIKELQSWQLIKVMHIPGDRKEYYAPAGDIWDMANRVFEERKKREVEPTLSLLRDNLLDEASNDDEIYAQKQMGEIHNLLETVTKWSSELQRLTPEQLNKLMKLGSGIGKVIDLKDKIFKKEI from the coding sequence ATGACATTATCAGAAAAAAACTTTGCCTTTGTAATGCATTGTGGTGAGATGGGCAGCCGCTGGGGATTTAACCGCACCATTGGCCAAATGTGTGGATTATTGATTATTACTAAAGACCCCATGACAGCAAACCAAATTGCCGAGGCACTGAGTATCTCGCGCGGCAACGTCAGCATGGGAATTAAAGAGTTACAATCTTGGCAGCTGATCAAAGTAATGCATATCCCAGGGGATCGAAAAGAGTACTATGCCCCTGCAGGCGATATTTGGGATATGGCAAATCGCGTATTTGAAGAGCGCAAAAAGCGTGAAGTTGAGCCTACACTGAGCTTACTTAGAGATAATTTACTGGACGAAGCAAGTAACGACGATGAAATCTATGCTCAAAAGCAAATGGGCGAAATCCATAACCTACTTGAAACAGTGACTAAATGGTCGTCAGAATTACAACGTTTAACCCCGGAGCAGCTTAACAAACTAATGAAGCTAGGTTCAGGGATTGGCAAAGTCATTGACCTAAAAGATAAAATATTTAAAAAAGAAATTTAG